The following are encoded in a window of Cycloclasticus pugetii PS-1 genomic DNA:
- a CDS encoding cation diffusion facilitator family transporter codes for MHNHNHESSDSRIGWAFFLNLGFTIVEFIGGWLTNSTAIMADAVHDLGDSLSIGLAWILSKIAHKQANDTYSYGYQRFSLLGALVNGAVLIGGSIWVLSEAIPRLSDPEMPHAQGMIVLAIFGIAVNGFAAYKLSHGKSLNERVLNWHLLEDVLGWVAVLLVAVVLSFVDLPVLDPLLSIGFTLFILFNVTKTLIDTIKIFLQATPDTKVRQDIISDLKSLEKIRSVHHVHIWSLDGANDVLTAHLELEKAISDLGQQELKREISRTLQRYDLSHTTIELEFPDEDCRDSEATSTKTTLPTSP; via the coding sequence ATGCATAATCACAATCATGAATCATCTGACTCACGCATTGGTTGGGCGTTCTTTCTCAATCTTGGATTCACCATTGTGGAATTTATTGGTGGCTGGCTCACCAACAGCACAGCAATCATGGCGGATGCCGTGCATGATCTTGGCGATAGCTTATCAATCGGGCTCGCCTGGATTTTAAGCAAAATAGCGCATAAACAAGCTAACGACACCTATAGTTATGGCTATCAAAGATTTTCCTTGTTAGGCGCACTGGTTAATGGCGCGGTTCTCATCGGCGGGTCTATATGGGTATTAAGCGAAGCAATTCCCCGCTTATCCGATCCAGAAATGCCCCATGCACAGGGCATGATTGTTCTGGCCATATTTGGAATAGCCGTCAATGGATTCGCCGCTTATAAGCTTAGCCATGGAAAATCATTAAATGAGCGCGTTTTGAATTGGCACTTATTAGAAGACGTTTTAGGCTGGGTGGCAGTTTTACTCGTTGCTGTTGTGCTTAGCTTTGTCGATCTCCCTGTGCTCGATCCACTTTTATCCATCGGATTTACCTTGTTCATATTATTCAATGTCACCAAGACACTCATCGACACCATTAAGATTTTTCTTCAGGCAACGCCAGACACAAAAGTTCGGCAGGATATCATTAGCGACTTGAAATCTCTTGAGAAAATTAGGAGTGTACATCACGTCCATATCTGGTCGCTTGATGGTGCTAATGATGTATTAACCGCACACCTTGAACTCGAAAAGGCGATAAGCGATTTAGGCCAACAGGAGCTAAAACGAGAAATTTCAAGGACTCTACAACGCTACGACTTATCGCATACAACGATAGAATTAGAATTCCCCGATGAAGACTGCCGAGATAGCGAAGCAACTTCAACCAAAACAACATTGCCAACAAGTCCTTGA